One Pararhizobium sp. IMCC3301 DNA segment encodes these proteins:
- a CDS encoding ActR/PrrA/RegA family redox response regulator transcription factor, with the protein MASSKQSVRELLLVDDDSIFSNRIARTLESQGFSVTPVETMAHANVVVDRDAPDFAIIDIRLPDGHGLDLVARLRDRNPKARIVILTGYGSIATAVAAVKLGAFDYLEKPADAEQLYGALTRTEDEMPTPPENPMSADRVRWEHIQRIFEACDRNVSETARRLSMHRRTLQRILSKRAPR; encoded by the coding sequence ATGGCGTCGTCAAAGCAGTCAGTCAGAGAATTATTGCTGGTTGATGACGATTCCATTTTTTCAAACCGCATTGCACGCACGCTTGAGAGCCAGGGTTTTTCCGTCACGCCGGTTGAAACCATGGCTCATGCTAATGTGGTCGTCGACCGGGATGCACCGGATTTTGCAATCATTGATATTCGACTGCCGGATGGCCACGGACTTGATCTGGTGGCCCGGCTTCGCGACCGCAACCCGAAGGCGCGGATCGTCATTCTGACTGGCTATGGCAGCATTGCCACGGCGGTGGCGGCGGTCAAACTGGGGGCATTTGACTATCTGGAAAAGCCTGCCGATGCGGAGCAGCTCTATGGCGCCCTGACGCGAACCGAAGATGAAATGCCAACCCCACCAGAAAACCCGATGTCAGCTGACCGGGTGCGGTGGGAGCATATTCAACGCATATTCGAAGCTTGCGATCGTAATGTCTCGGAGACGGCGCGACGCCTGTCAATGCACCGCCGCACCCTGCAGCGCATTTTGTCTAAACGCGCGCCGCGCTGA